In Promicromonospora sp. Populi, one genomic interval encodes:
- a CDS encoding ABC transporter substrate-binding protein: protein MIRRSTAARGLALAAVLSVGLAACSTSGNGGEGEGSTEPLTIGTILPVTGSLAYLGPPEFAGVGLAVDEINEAGGVLGNDVAVEAGDSGDSTDMSVSTNTATDLIGNSVDVAIGAASSSVSQNVIDQFTEAGVLQISPANTANELSGVSDLYARTAPPDTVQGAALGSLILDAGHQSVAFLVQNETYGTGLRDVVQSTLEAAGAEVVYGGTGDGDEFAPGETNFSSIVTDALASEPDAIAIIAFEETTAAVSELVSQGWDFNGTTYFCDGNTADYSEDFDPGTLEGVQGTIPGADAAQSFKDAANAWYEENEGEALTDYAYAAESYDAVILAALAAVKAESTSGTDIAAELRAVSGANGGTEVTTFAEGVEALEAGDEIHYMGVSGIGPINEDNDPSSAFVGVYNYDGDNAIVFDRTIEGSVEAEG, encoded by the coding sequence ATGATTCGACGTTCCACGGCTGCGCGTGGTCTCGCGCTAGCGGCAGTCCTCAGCGTGGGCCTGGCAGCCTGCTCCACCTCGGGAAATGGCGGAGAAGGTGAGGGTTCAACCGAGCCGCTCACCATCGGCACCATCCTCCCGGTCACCGGTTCCCTCGCCTACCTCGGCCCGCCCGAGTTCGCCGGCGTCGGACTTGCGGTCGACGAGATCAACGAGGCCGGAGGTGTGCTCGGCAACGACGTGGCGGTCGAAGCCGGTGACTCCGGCGACTCGACCGACATGAGCGTCTCGACCAACACCGCCACCGACCTCATCGGCAACAGCGTGGACGTCGCCATCGGCGCGGCCTCCTCGTCCGTCTCGCAGAACGTGATTGACCAGTTCACCGAGGCCGGGGTGCTCCAGATCTCCCCCGCGAACACCGCGAACGAGCTGTCCGGTGTCAGCGACCTGTACGCGCGCACCGCCCCGCCGGACACGGTGCAGGGTGCGGCGCTCGGTTCGCTCATCCTCGACGCCGGTCACCAGTCGGTCGCCTTCCTCGTCCAGAACGAGACCTACGGCACCGGCCTGCGCGACGTCGTGCAGTCGACCCTCGAGGCCGCAGGTGCCGAGGTTGTCTACGGCGGCACCGGCGACGGCGACGAGTTCGCCCCGGGCGAGACCAACTTCTCGTCCATCGTCACCGACGCGCTGGCCTCCGAGCCGGACGCGATCGCCATCATCGCGTTCGAGGAGACGACCGCGGCCGTGTCCGAGCTCGTCTCCCAGGGCTGGGACTTCAATGGGACGACGTACTTCTGCGACGGCAACACCGCCGACTACTCGGAAGACTTCGACCCGGGGACGCTGGAGGGCGTCCAGGGCACCATCCCCGGTGCCGACGCCGCGCAGTCCTTCAAGGACGCAGCGAACGCCTGGTACGAGGAGAACGAGGGCGAAGCGCTCACGGACTACGCGTACGCTGCTGAGTCGTACGACGCCGTGATCCTCGCCGCGCTCGCCGCGGTGAAGGCGGAGTCGACCTCCGGTACCGACATCGCCGCGGAGCTCCGTGCGGTGTCCGGCGCGAACGGTGGCACCGAGGTGACCACCTTCGCGGAGGGTGTCGAGGCACTCGAAGCCGGTGACGAGATCCACTACATGGGTGTCTCCGGCATCGGCCCGATCAACGAGGACAACGACCCGTCGTCCGCGTTCGTCGGTGTCTACAACTACGACGGTGACAACGCGATCGTCTTCGACCGCACCATCGAGGGATCTGTCGAGGCCGAGGGCTGA
- a CDS encoding low specificity L-threonine aldolase, translating into MQHFASDNYAPVHPEVMAAIVAVNDGAAVSYGDDPVSARLQDRAAEVFGASARIFPVLNGTGANVISLMAAAPRWGGVIASDCAHIHTDENGAPERVGGLKLLAVPNVAGRIGPDAVDRWTGDLGDVHRAQPAVLSLTQVTELGTVYSVTDLKLLADTAHAAGLRVHIDGSRLANAAATLGVGLREITTDVGADIVSLGAAKNGGMLGEAVVVLSDGVGDAPSDLSEAVPYLRKATMQLASKTRFVSAQLLALLGEAGTPVSGAGEGAPLWLRNAAHSNTMAARLRAGLEAAGLTGPDPAGPAEQTGLRFAYPTEANVVFATLPRAAADRVRAHARFYDWAPGETPDRVEVRWMCAWDTTEADVDEFVAVVAAAL; encoded by the coding sequence GTGCAGCACTTCGCCTCTGACAACTACGCCCCCGTCCACCCCGAGGTCATGGCTGCGATCGTCGCGGTCAACGACGGAGCCGCCGTCTCGTACGGCGACGACCCGGTGTCCGCCCGCCTCCAGGACCGCGCTGCTGAGGTCTTCGGCGCTTCGGCGCGGATCTTCCCCGTGCTGAACGGCACTGGCGCGAACGTCATCAGCCTCATGGCCGCCGCACCGCGCTGGGGCGGGGTCATCGCCAGCGACTGCGCGCACATCCACACGGACGAGAACGGTGCGCCCGAGCGGGTGGGCGGCCTCAAGCTCCTGGCCGTCCCGAACGTGGCGGGCCGGATCGGGCCGGACGCCGTCGACCGCTGGACCGGCGACCTCGGTGACGTGCACCGCGCGCAGCCGGCGGTCCTCAGCCTCACGCAGGTGACCGAGCTCGGCACGGTCTACTCGGTCACTGACCTCAAGCTGCTCGCGGACACCGCCCACGCGGCAGGCCTGCGGGTGCACATCGACGGGTCCCGGCTCGCGAACGCCGCGGCCACGCTCGGCGTCGGGCTGCGGGAGATCACCACCGACGTCGGGGCCGACATCGTGTCCCTCGGCGCGGCGAAGAACGGCGGCATGCTGGGTGAGGCGGTGGTGGTGCTGTCCGACGGCGTCGGCGACGCGCCGTCGGACCTGAGCGAGGCCGTGCCGTACCTGCGCAAGGCCACCATGCAGCTCGCGTCGAAGACGCGGTTCGTCTCGGCGCAGCTCCTGGCGCTGCTCGGCGAGGCGGGCACGCCGGTTTCCGGCGCCGGCGAGGGTGCGCCCCTGTGGCTGCGCAACGCAGCGCACTCCAACACGATGGCGGCGCGCCTGCGCGCCGGGCTCGAGGCGGCAGGGCTGACCGGGCCGGATCCGGCCGGGCCTGCCGAGCAGACGGGGCTTCGTTTCGCCTACCCGACCGAGGCGAACGTCGTGTTCGCGACGCTGCCCCGGGCGGCGGCCGACCGGGTCCGTGCGCACGCCCGGTTCTACGACTGGGCGCCGGGCGAGACGCCCGACCGCGTCGAGGTCCGCTGGATGTGTGCCTGGGACACCACTGAGGCGGACGTCGACGAGTTCGTGGCGGTGGTCGCCGCCGCGCTCTGA
- a CDS encoding cold-shock protein, which translates to MAFGTVKWFNAEKGFGFIAPEDGGQDVFAHFSAIQSSGYRSLEENQRVEFDVKQGPKGLQAENIRPI; encoded by the coding sequence ATGGCATTCGGAACCGTCAAGTGGTTCAACGCCGAGAAGGGCTTCGGGTTCATCGCACCCGAGGACGGTGGGCAGGACGTGTTCGCCCACTTCAGCGCGATCCAGTCGAGCGGCTACCGCTCGCTGGAGGAGAACCAGCGCGTCGAGTTCGACGTGAAGCAGGGCCCCAAGGGCCTCCAGGCGGAGAACATCCGCCCGATCTGA